One genomic region from Falco rusticolus isolate bFalRus1 chromosome 19, bFalRus1.pri, whole genome shotgun sequence encodes:
- the ARNT gene encoding aryl hydrocarbon receptor nuclear translocator isoform X9, whose protein sequence is MAATAANPEMASDVSSLGAAVSSGNPGAGAQAGGAIVQRANKRRSGLDFDDDGEGNSKFLRCDDDPMPNDKERFARENHSEIERRRRNKMTAYITELSDMVPTCSALARKPDKLTILRMAVSHMKSLRGTGNTSTDGTYKPSFLTDQELKHLILEAADGFLFIVSCETGRVVYVSDSVTPVLNQPQSEWFGSTLYDQVHPDDVGKLREQLSTSENALTGRILDLKTGTVKKEGQQSMRMCMGSRRSFICRMRCGNSSVDPVSVNRLSFMRNRCRNGLGAAKDGEPHYVVVHCTGYIKAWPPAGVSLPDDDPDAGQGSKFCLVAIGRLQVTSSPNCTDMNNVCQPTEFISRHNTEGIFTFIDHRCVATVGYQPQELLGKDIVDFCHPEDQQLLRDSFQQVVKLKGQVLSVMFRFRSKNREWLWMRTSSFTFQNPYSDEIEYIICTNTNVKQQQPPQQTELEVVPGRESLSGYDHSQVPVQPVTAAGPEHSKPLEKAESLFNQERDPRFSEIYSSINADQNKALPASTVPANQPLFTQGNTFTPPRPAENFRSSSMVPPVNIIQQQPSSAGRILAQISRHSSPAQVSGTNWAPGTRPVFTPQQVGSQTVKTRPPSFSMGTFQGTPSSFSPMTAPGSTASPTGAAYPNLASRGTGFTTEAAQTPSTFEPRAAEGVGMWPQWQGQHHGPASGEQHVQQPQPSQPEVFSDMLTMLGDQGPNYNNEEFPELNIFPSFSE, encoded by the exons ATGCGATGATGACCCGATGCCAAATGATAAAGAGAGATTTGCCAG GGAAAATCACAGCGAGATTGAACGTAGGCGAAGGAACAAGATGACCGCCTACATCACAGAGCTCTCGGACATGGTGCCCACCTGCAGCGCCCTGGCCCGCAAACCAGACAAGCTCACCATCTTGCGCATGGCTGTCTCTCACATGAAGTCGCTGCGTGGCACAGGCAATACCTCCACTGACGGCACCTACAAACCCTCCTTTCTCACTGACCAG GAGCTCAAACACCTGATCCTAGAGGCGGCCGACGGCTTTCTGTTCATAGTGTCTTGTGAGACCGGGAGGGTGGTCTACGTCTCCGATTCTGTGACTCCTGTCCTGAACCAGCCCCAGTCCGAGTGGTTTGGCAGCACCCTCTACGACCAGGTGCACCCGGATGACGTGGGCAAGCTGAGGGAGCAGCTTTCCACATCGGAGAACGCGCTGACAG gtCGCATCCTCGATTTGAAGACTGGGACTGTCAAGAAGGAAGGCCAGCAGTCCATGAGGATGTGTATGGGTTCACGAAGATCTTTCATCTGCCGAATGAG GTGTGGCAACAGCTCAGTGGATCCAGTCTCTGTAAATCGTCTCAGCTTTATGAGGAATCGCTGCAG GAATGGCTTAGGTGCAGCAAAAGATGGTGAACCTCACTACGTTGTGGTGCACTGCACGGGTTACATAAAAGCCTGGCCCCCTGCAG GTGTTTCGCTGCCTGATGATGACCCAGACGCTGGCCAGGGCAGCAAGTTTTGCCTTGTGGCTATCGGCAGGCTCCAG GTCACCAGCTCACCCAACTGCACAGACATGAACAATGTTTGTCAGCCAACAGAGTTCATCTCCCGACACAACACCGAAGGCATTTTCACTTTCATCGATCACCGGTGTGTGGCTACAGTTGGCTACCAGCCGCAG GAACTTCTGGGGAAAGACATTGTGGATTTCTGCCACCCGGAAGACCAGCAGCTTTTGCGGGACAGCTTTCAGCAG GTGGTGAAGTTAAAAGGCCAGGTTCTGTCAGTCATGTTCCGATTCCGATCCAAAAACCGGGAATGGCTCTGGATGAGAACCAGCTCCTTTACCTTCCAGAACCCCTACTCGGATGAAATTGAGTACATCATCTGTACCAACACCAACGTCAA gcagcagcagccgccacAACAGACAGAGCTGGAAGTGGTCCCAGGAAGAGAGAGCCTGTCTGGTTATGACCACTCACAG GTTCCCGTTCAGCCTGTGACTGCTGCCGGCCCAGAGCACAGCAAGCCCTTGGAGAAGGCAGAGAGCCTTTTTAATCAGGAGCGGGACCCAAGGTTCAGCGAAATCTACAGCAGTATCAACGCAG ACCAGAACAAAGCCCTTCCTGCCAGCACAGTGCCTGCCAACCAGCCCCTCTTCACGCAGGGAAACACCTTCACCCCACCACGACCTGCTGAGAACTTCAG gagcagcagcatggtaCCTCCTGTCAACATTATTCAGCAGCAGCCCTCGTCAGCGGGCCGGATCTTAGCACAGATTTCACGCCactccagcccagctcaggTCAGCGGAACCAACTGGGCTCCAGGGACACGGCCGGTGTTCACGCCCCAG CAAGTGGGGTCCCAGACTGTGAAGACTCGGCCCCCTTCCTTCAGCATGGGGACATTCCAAGGCACCCCGTCTTCCTTCAGTCCCATGACAGCACCTGGCTCTACGGCTTCTCCTACCGGCGCTGCTTACCCGAACCTTGCCAGCCGTGGCACCGGCTTCA CCACGGAAGCGGCGCAGACGCCCAGCACATTCGAGCCGCGGGCAGCCGAAGGCGTGGGGATGTGGCCGCAGTGGCAAGGACAGCACCATGGCCCAGCGTCTGGGGAGCAACACGTGCAGCAGCCGCAGCCAAGCCAGCCTGAGGTCTTCTCA GACATGCTGACGATGCTGGGAGACCAAGGACCCAACTACAACAACGAAGAGTTCCCAGAGCTGAATatattcccttctttttcagaataa
- the ARNT gene encoding aryl hydrocarbon receptor nuclear translocator isoform X7 has translation MAATAANPEMASDVSSLGAAVSSGNPGAGAQAGGAIVQRANKRRSGLDFDDDGEGNSKFLRCDDDPMPNDKERFARSDDEQSSADKERLARENHSEIERRRRNKMTAYITELSDMVPTCSALARKPDKLTILRMAVSHMKSLRGTGNTSTDGTYKPSFLTDQELKHLILEAADGFLFIVSCETGRVVYVSDSVTPVLNQPQSEWFGSTLYDQVHPDDVGKLREQLSTSENALTEGTKPWCLSNKDPAAPPENASKGRILDLKTGTVKKEGQQSMRMCMGSRRSFICRMRCGNSSVDPVSVNRLSFMRNRCRNGLGAAKDGEPHYVVVHCTGYIKAWPPAGVSLPDDDPDAGQGSKFCLVAIGRLQVTSSPNCTDMNNVCQPTEFISRHNTEGIFTFIDHRCVATVGYQPQELLGKDIVDFCHPEDQQLLRDSFQQVVKLKGQVLSVMFRFRSKNREWLWMRTSSFTFQNPYSDEIEYIICTNTNVKQQQPPQQTELEVVPGRESLSGYDHSQVPVQPVTAAGPEHSKPLEKAESLFNQERDPRFSEIYSSINADQNKALPASTVPANQPLFTQGNTFTPPRPAENFRSSSMVPPVNIIQQQPSSAGRILAQISRHSSPAQVSGTNWAPGTRPVFTPQQVGSQTVKTRPPSFSMGTFQGTPSSFSPMTAPGSTASPTGAAYPNLASRGTGFTTEAAQTPSTFEPRAAEGVGMWPQWQGQHHGPASGEQHVQQPQPSQPEVFSDMLTMLGDQGPNYNNEEFPELNIFPSFSE, from the exons ATGCGATGATGACCCGATGCCAAATGATAAAGAGAGATTTGCCAG gtctGATGATGAACAGAGTTCAGCGGATAAGGAGAGACTTGCCAG GGAAAATCACAGCGAGATTGAACGTAGGCGAAGGAACAAGATGACCGCCTACATCACAGAGCTCTCGGACATGGTGCCCACCTGCAGCGCCCTGGCCCGCAAACCAGACAAGCTCACCATCTTGCGCATGGCTGTCTCTCACATGAAGTCGCTGCGTGGCACAGGCAATACCTCCACTGACGGCACCTACAAACCCTCCTTTCTCACTGACCAG GAGCTCAAACACCTGATCCTAGAGGCGGCCGACGGCTTTCTGTTCATAGTGTCTTGTGAGACCGGGAGGGTGGTCTACGTCTCCGATTCTGTGACTCCTGTCCTGAACCAGCCCCAGTCCGAGTGGTTTGGCAGCACCCTCTACGACCAGGTGCACCCGGATGACGTGGGCAAGCTGAGGGAGCAGCTTTCCACATCGGAGAACGCGCTGACAG AAGGAACCAAACCCTGGTGCCTTTCTAACAAGGATCCTGCAGCCCCCCCTGAGAATGCATCTAAAG gtCGCATCCTCGATTTGAAGACTGGGACTGTCAAGAAGGAAGGCCAGCAGTCCATGAGGATGTGTATGGGTTCACGAAGATCTTTCATCTGCCGAATGAG GTGTGGCAACAGCTCAGTGGATCCAGTCTCTGTAAATCGTCTCAGCTTTATGAGGAATCGCTGCAG GAATGGCTTAGGTGCAGCAAAAGATGGTGAACCTCACTACGTTGTGGTGCACTGCACGGGTTACATAAAAGCCTGGCCCCCTGCAG GTGTTTCGCTGCCTGATGATGACCCAGACGCTGGCCAGGGCAGCAAGTTTTGCCTTGTGGCTATCGGCAGGCTCCAG GTCACCAGCTCACCCAACTGCACAGACATGAACAATGTTTGTCAGCCAACAGAGTTCATCTCCCGACACAACACCGAAGGCATTTTCACTTTCATCGATCACCGGTGTGTGGCTACAGTTGGCTACCAGCCGCAG GAACTTCTGGGGAAAGACATTGTGGATTTCTGCCACCCGGAAGACCAGCAGCTTTTGCGGGACAGCTTTCAGCAG GTGGTGAAGTTAAAAGGCCAGGTTCTGTCAGTCATGTTCCGATTCCGATCCAAAAACCGGGAATGGCTCTGGATGAGAACCAGCTCCTTTACCTTCCAGAACCCCTACTCGGATGAAATTGAGTACATCATCTGTACCAACACCAACGTCAA gcagcagcagccgccacAACAGACAGAGCTGGAAGTGGTCCCAGGAAGAGAGAGCCTGTCTGGTTATGACCACTCACAG GTTCCCGTTCAGCCTGTGACTGCTGCCGGCCCAGAGCACAGCAAGCCCTTGGAGAAGGCAGAGAGCCTTTTTAATCAGGAGCGGGACCCAAGGTTCAGCGAAATCTACAGCAGTATCAACGCAG ACCAGAACAAAGCCCTTCCTGCCAGCACAGTGCCTGCCAACCAGCCCCTCTTCACGCAGGGAAACACCTTCACCCCACCACGACCTGCTGAGAACTTCAG gagcagcagcatggtaCCTCCTGTCAACATTATTCAGCAGCAGCCCTCGTCAGCGGGCCGGATCTTAGCACAGATTTCACGCCactccagcccagctcaggTCAGCGGAACCAACTGGGCTCCAGGGACACGGCCGGTGTTCACGCCCCAG CAAGTGGGGTCCCAGACTGTGAAGACTCGGCCCCCTTCCTTCAGCATGGGGACATTCCAAGGCACCCCGTCTTCCTTCAGTCCCATGACAGCACCTGGCTCTACGGCTTCTCCTACCGGCGCTGCTTACCCGAACCTTGCCAGCCGTGGCACCGGCTTCA CCACGGAAGCGGCGCAGACGCCCAGCACATTCGAGCCGCGGGCAGCCGAAGGCGTGGGGATGTGGCCGCAGTGGCAAGGACAGCACCATGGCCCAGCGTCTGGGGAGCAACACGTGCAGCAGCCGCAGCCAAGCCAGCCTGAGGTCTTCTCA GACATGCTGACGATGCTGGGAGACCAAGGACCCAACTACAACAACGAAGAGTTCCCAGAGCTGAATatattcccttctttttcagaataa
- the ARNT gene encoding aryl hydrocarbon receptor nuclear translocator isoform X5 has protein sequence MAATAANPEMASDVSSLGAAVSSGNPGAGAQAGGAIVQRANKRRSGLDFDDDGEGNSKFLRCDDDPMPNDKERFARSDDEQSSADKERLARENHSEIERRRRNKMTAYITELSDMVPTCSALARKPDKLTILRMAVSHMKSLRGTGNTSTDGTYKPSFLTDQELKHLILEAADGFLFIVSCETGRVVYVSDSVTPVLNQPQSEWFGSTLYDQVHPDDVGKLREQLSTSENALTGRILDLKTGTVKKEGQQSMRMCMGSRRSFICRMRCGNSSVDPVSVNRLSFMRNRCRNGLGAAKDGEPHYVVVHCTGYIKAWPPAGVSLPDDDPDAGQGSKFCLVAIGRLQVTSSPNCTDMNNVCQPTEFISRHNTEGIFTFIDHRCVATVGYQPQELLGKDIVDFCHPEDQQLLRDSFQQVVKLKGQVLSVMFRFRSKNREWLWMRTSSFTFQNPYSDEIEYIICTNTNVKNSSQESRPALSNSMQRPQLGQSVNLPLEMGTAQLPSRQQQPPQQTELEVVPGRESLSGYDHSQVPVQPVTAAGPEHSKPLEKAESLFNQERDPRFSEIYSSINADQNKALPASTVPANQPLFTQGNTFTPPRPAENFRSSSMVPPVNIIQQQPSSAGRILAQISRHSSPAQVSGTNWAPGTRPVFTPQQVGSQTVKTRPPSFSMGTFQGTPSSFSPMTAPGSTASPTGAAYPNLASRGTGFTTEAAQTPSTFEPRAAEGVGMWPQWQGQHHGPASGEQHVQQPQPSQPEVFSDMLTMLGDQGPNYNNEEFPELNIFPSFSE, from the exons ATGCGATGATGACCCGATGCCAAATGATAAAGAGAGATTTGCCAG gtctGATGATGAACAGAGTTCAGCGGATAAGGAGAGACTTGCCAG GGAAAATCACAGCGAGATTGAACGTAGGCGAAGGAACAAGATGACCGCCTACATCACAGAGCTCTCGGACATGGTGCCCACCTGCAGCGCCCTGGCCCGCAAACCAGACAAGCTCACCATCTTGCGCATGGCTGTCTCTCACATGAAGTCGCTGCGTGGCACAGGCAATACCTCCACTGACGGCACCTACAAACCCTCCTTTCTCACTGACCAG GAGCTCAAACACCTGATCCTAGAGGCGGCCGACGGCTTTCTGTTCATAGTGTCTTGTGAGACCGGGAGGGTGGTCTACGTCTCCGATTCTGTGACTCCTGTCCTGAACCAGCCCCAGTCCGAGTGGTTTGGCAGCACCCTCTACGACCAGGTGCACCCGGATGACGTGGGCAAGCTGAGGGAGCAGCTTTCCACATCGGAGAACGCGCTGACAG gtCGCATCCTCGATTTGAAGACTGGGACTGTCAAGAAGGAAGGCCAGCAGTCCATGAGGATGTGTATGGGTTCACGAAGATCTTTCATCTGCCGAATGAG GTGTGGCAACAGCTCAGTGGATCCAGTCTCTGTAAATCGTCTCAGCTTTATGAGGAATCGCTGCAG GAATGGCTTAGGTGCAGCAAAAGATGGTGAACCTCACTACGTTGTGGTGCACTGCACGGGTTACATAAAAGCCTGGCCCCCTGCAG GTGTTTCGCTGCCTGATGATGACCCAGACGCTGGCCAGGGCAGCAAGTTTTGCCTTGTGGCTATCGGCAGGCTCCAG GTCACCAGCTCACCCAACTGCACAGACATGAACAATGTTTGTCAGCCAACAGAGTTCATCTCCCGACACAACACCGAAGGCATTTTCACTTTCATCGATCACCGGTGTGTGGCTACAGTTGGCTACCAGCCGCAG GAACTTCTGGGGAAAGACATTGTGGATTTCTGCCACCCGGAAGACCAGCAGCTTTTGCGGGACAGCTTTCAGCAG GTGGTGAAGTTAAAAGGCCAGGTTCTGTCAGTCATGTTCCGATTCCGATCCAAAAACCGGGAATGGCTCTGGATGAGAACCAGCTCCTTTACCTTCCAGAACCCCTACTCGGATGAAATTGAGTACATCATCTGTACCAACACCAACGTCAA gaACTCGAGCCAGGAGTCTCGACCTGCCCTGTCAAACTCAATGCAGAggccccagctggggcagagtgTCAACCTTCCCCTGGAGATGGGCACGGCACAGCTGCCCTCAAG gcagcagcagccgccacAACAGACAGAGCTGGAAGTGGTCCCAGGAAGAGAGAGCCTGTCTGGTTATGACCACTCACAG GTTCCCGTTCAGCCTGTGACTGCTGCCGGCCCAGAGCACAGCAAGCCCTTGGAGAAGGCAGAGAGCCTTTTTAATCAGGAGCGGGACCCAAGGTTCAGCGAAATCTACAGCAGTATCAACGCAG ACCAGAACAAAGCCCTTCCTGCCAGCACAGTGCCTGCCAACCAGCCCCTCTTCACGCAGGGAAACACCTTCACCCCACCACGACCTGCTGAGAACTTCAG gagcagcagcatggtaCCTCCTGTCAACATTATTCAGCAGCAGCCCTCGTCAGCGGGCCGGATCTTAGCACAGATTTCACGCCactccagcccagctcaggTCAGCGGAACCAACTGGGCTCCAGGGACACGGCCGGTGTTCACGCCCCAG CAAGTGGGGTCCCAGACTGTGAAGACTCGGCCCCCTTCCTTCAGCATGGGGACATTCCAAGGCACCCCGTCTTCCTTCAGTCCCATGACAGCACCTGGCTCTACGGCTTCTCCTACCGGCGCTGCTTACCCGAACCTTGCCAGCCGTGGCACCGGCTTCA CCACGGAAGCGGCGCAGACGCCCAGCACATTCGAGCCGCGGGCAGCCGAAGGCGTGGGGATGTGGCCGCAGTGGCAAGGACAGCACCATGGCCCAGCGTCTGGGGAGCAACACGTGCAGCAGCCGCAGCCAAGCCAGCCTGAGGTCTTCTCA GACATGCTGACGATGCTGGGAGACCAAGGACCCAACTACAACAACGAAGAGTTCCCAGAGCTGAATatattcccttctttttcagaataa
- the ARNT gene encoding aryl hydrocarbon receptor nuclear translocator isoform X6 has product MAATAANPEMASDVSSLGAAVSSGNPGAGAQAGGAIVQRANKRRSGLDFDDDGEGNSKFLRCDDDPMPNDKERFARENHSEIERRRRNKMTAYITELSDMVPTCSALARKPDKLTILRMAVSHMKSLRGTGNTSTDGTYKPSFLTDQELKHLILEAADGFLFIVSCETGRVVYVSDSVTPVLNQPQSEWFGSTLYDQVHPDDVGKLREQLSTSENALTGRILDLKTGTVKKEGQQSMRMCMGSRRSFICRMRCGNSSVDPVSVNRLSFMRNRCRNGLGAAKDGEPHYVVVHCTGYIKAWPPAGVSLPDDDPDAGQGSKFCLVAIGRLQVTSSPNCTDMNNVCQPTEFISRHNTEGIFTFIDHRCVATVGYQPQELLGKDIVDFCHPEDQQLLRDSFQQVVKLKGQVLSVMFRFRSKNREWLWMRTSSFTFQNPYSDEIEYIICTNTNVKNSSQESRPALSNSMQRPQLGQSVNLPLEMGTAQLPSRQQQPPQQTELEVVPGRESLSGYDHSQVPVQPVTAAGPEHSKPLEKAESLFNQERDPRFSEIYSSINADQNKALPASTVPANQPLFTQGNTFTPPRPAENFRSSSMVPPVNIIQQQPSSAGRILAQISRHSSPAQVSGTNWAPGTRPVFTPQQVGSQTVKTRPPSFSMGTFQGTPSSFSPMTAPGSTASPTGAAYPNLASRGTGFTTEAAQTPSTFEPRAAEGVGMWPQWQGQHHGPASGEQHVQQPQPSQPEVFSDMLTMLGDQGPNYNNEEFPELNIFPSFSE; this is encoded by the exons ATGCGATGATGACCCGATGCCAAATGATAAAGAGAGATTTGCCAG GGAAAATCACAGCGAGATTGAACGTAGGCGAAGGAACAAGATGACCGCCTACATCACAGAGCTCTCGGACATGGTGCCCACCTGCAGCGCCCTGGCCCGCAAACCAGACAAGCTCACCATCTTGCGCATGGCTGTCTCTCACATGAAGTCGCTGCGTGGCACAGGCAATACCTCCACTGACGGCACCTACAAACCCTCCTTTCTCACTGACCAG GAGCTCAAACACCTGATCCTAGAGGCGGCCGACGGCTTTCTGTTCATAGTGTCTTGTGAGACCGGGAGGGTGGTCTACGTCTCCGATTCTGTGACTCCTGTCCTGAACCAGCCCCAGTCCGAGTGGTTTGGCAGCACCCTCTACGACCAGGTGCACCCGGATGACGTGGGCAAGCTGAGGGAGCAGCTTTCCACATCGGAGAACGCGCTGACAG gtCGCATCCTCGATTTGAAGACTGGGACTGTCAAGAAGGAAGGCCAGCAGTCCATGAGGATGTGTATGGGTTCACGAAGATCTTTCATCTGCCGAATGAG GTGTGGCAACAGCTCAGTGGATCCAGTCTCTGTAAATCGTCTCAGCTTTATGAGGAATCGCTGCAG GAATGGCTTAGGTGCAGCAAAAGATGGTGAACCTCACTACGTTGTGGTGCACTGCACGGGTTACATAAAAGCCTGGCCCCCTGCAG GTGTTTCGCTGCCTGATGATGACCCAGACGCTGGCCAGGGCAGCAAGTTTTGCCTTGTGGCTATCGGCAGGCTCCAG GTCACCAGCTCACCCAACTGCACAGACATGAACAATGTTTGTCAGCCAACAGAGTTCATCTCCCGACACAACACCGAAGGCATTTTCACTTTCATCGATCACCGGTGTGTGGCTACAGTTGGCTACCAGCCGCAG GAACTTCTGGGGAAAGACATTGTGGATTTCTGCCACCCGGAAGACCAGCAGCTTTTGCGGGACAGCTTTCAGCAG GTGGTGAAGTTAAAAGGCCAGGTTCTGTCAGTCATGTTCCGATTCCGATCCAAAAACCGGGAATGGCTCTGGATGAGAACCAGCTCCTTTACCTTCCAGAACCCCTACTCGGATGAAATTGAGTACATCATCTGTACCAACACCAACGTCAA gaACTCGAGCCAGGAGTCTCGACCTGCCCTGTCAAACTCAATGCAGAggccccagctggggcagagtgTCAACCTTCCCCTGGAGATGGGCACGGCACAGCTGCCCTCAAG gcagcagcagccgccacAACAGACAGAGCTGGAAGTGGTCCCAGGAAGAGAGAGCCTGTCTGGTTATGACCACTCACAG GTTCCCGTTCAGCCTGTGACTGCTGCCGGCCCAGAGCACAGCAAGCCCTTGGAGAAGGCAGAGAGCCTTTTTAATCAGGAGCGGGACCCAAGGTTCAGCGAAATCTACAGCAGTATCAACGCAG ACCAGAACAAAGCCCTTCCTGCCAGCACAGTGCCTGCCAACCAGCCCCTCTTCACGCAGGGAAACACCTTCACCCCACCACGACCTGCTGAGAACTTCAG gagcagcagcatggtaCCTCCTGTCAACATTATTCAGCAGCAGCCCTCGTCAGCGGGCCGGATCTTAGCACAGATTTCACGCCactccagcccagctcaggTCAGCGGAACCAACTGGGCTCCAGGGACACGGCCGGTGTTCACGCCCCAG CAAGTGGGGTCCCAGACTGTGAAGACTCGGCCCCCTTCCTTCAGCATGGGGACATTCCAAGGCACCCCGTCTTCCTTCAGTCCCATGACAGCACCTGGCTCTACGGCTTCTCCTACCGGCGCTGCTTACCCGAACCTTGCCAGCCGTGGCACCGGCTTCA CCACGGAAGCGGCGCAGACGCCCAGCACATTCGAGCCGCGGGCAGCCGAAGGCGTGGGGATGTGGCCGCAGTGGCAAGGACAGCACCATGGCCCAGCGTCTGGGGAGCAACACGTGCAGCAGCCGCAGCCAAGCCAGCCTGAGGTCTTCTCA GACATGCTGACGATGCTGGGAGACCAAGGACCCAACTACAACAACGAAGAGTTCCCAGAGCTGAATatattcccttctttttcagaataa
- the ARNT gene encoding aryl hydrocarbon receptor nuclear translocator isoform X8 yields the protein MAATAANPEMASDVSSLGAAVSSGNPGAGAQAGGAIVQRANKRRSGLDFDDDGEGNSKFLRCDDDPMPNDKERFARSDDEQSSADKERLARENHSEIERRRRNKMTAYITELSDMVPTCSALARKPDKLTILRMAVSHMKSLRGTGNTSTDGTYKPSFLTDQELKHLILEAADGFLFIVSCETGRVVYVSDSVTPVLNQPQSEWFGSTLYDQVHPDDVGKLREQLSTSENALTGRILDLKTGTVKKEGQQSMRMCMGSRRSFICRMRCGNSSVDPVSVNRLSFMRNRCRNGLGAAKDGEPHYVVVHCTGYIKAWPPAGVSLPDDDPDAGQGSKFCLVAIGRLQVTSSPNCTDMNNVCQPTEFISRHNTEGIFTFIDHRCVATVGYQPQELLGKDIVDFCHPEDQQLLRDSFQQVVKLKGQVLSVMFRFRSKNREWLWMRTSSFTFQNPYSDEIEYIICTNTNVKQQQPPQQTELEVVPGRESLSGYDHSQVPVQPVTAAGPEHSKPLEKAESLFNQERDPRFSEIYSSINADQNKALPASTVPANQPLFTQGNTFTPPRPAENFRSSSMVPPVNIIQQQPSSAGRILAQISRHSSPAQVSGTNWAPGTRPVFTPQQVGSQTVKTRPPSFSMGTFQGTPSSFSPMTAPGSTASPTGAAYPNLASRGTGFTTEAAQTPSTFEPRAAEGVGMWPQWQGQHHGPASGEQHVQQPQPSQPEVFSDMLTMLGDQGPNYNNEEFPELNIFPSFSE from the exons ATGCGATGATGACCCGATGCCAAATGATAAAGAGAGATTTGCCAG gtctGATGATGAACAGAGTTCAGCGGATAAGGAGAGACTTGCCAG GGAAAATCACAGCGAGATTGAACGTAGGCGAAGGAACAAGATGACCGCCTACATCACAGAGCTCTCGGACATGGTGCCCACCTGCAGCGCCCTGGCCCGCAAACCAGACAAGCTCACCATCTTGCGCATGGCTGTCTCTCACATGAAGTCGCTGCGTGGCACAGGCAATACCTCCACTGACGGCACCTACAAACCCTCCTTTCTCACTGACCAG GAGCTCAAACACCTGATCCTAGAGGCGGCCGACGGCTTTCTGTTCATAGTGTCTTGTGAGACCGGGAGGGTGGTCTACGTCTCCGATTCTGTGACTCCTGTCCTGAACCAGCCCCAGTCCGAGTGGTTTGGCAGCACCCTCTACGACCAGGTGCACCCGGATGACGTGGGCAAGCTGAGGGAGCAGCTTTCCACATCGGAGAACGCGCTGACAG gtCGCATCCTCGATTTGAAGACTGGGACTGTCAAGAAGGAAGGCCAGCAGTCCATGAGGATGTGTATGGGTTCACGAAGATCTTTCATCTGCCGAATGAG GTGTGGCAACAGCTCAGTGGATCCAGTCTCTGTAAATCGTCTCAGCTTTATGAGGAATCGCTGCAG GAATGGCTTAGGTGCAGCAAAAGATGGTGAACCTCACTACGTTGTGGTGCACTGCACGGGTTACATAAAAGCCTGGCCCCCTGCAG GTGTTTCGCTGCCTGATGATGACCCAGACGCTGGCCAGGGCAGCAAGTTTTGCCTTGTGGCTATCGGCAGGCTCCAG GTCACCAGCTCACCCAACTGCACAGACATGAACAATGTTTGTCAGCCAACAGAGTTCATCTCCCGACACAACACCGAAGGCATTTTCACTTTCATCGATCACCGGTGTGTGGCTACAGTTGGCTACCAGCCGCAG GAACTTCTGGGGAAAGACATTGTGGATTTCTGCCACCCGGAAGACCAGCAGCTTTTGCGGGACAGCTTTCAGCAG GTGGTGAAGTTAAAAGGCCAGGTTCTGTCAGTCATGTTCCGATTCCGATCCAAAAACCGGGAATGGCTCTGGATGAGAACCAGCTCCTTTACCTTCCAGAACCCCTACTCGGATGAAATTGAGTACATCATCTGTACCAACACCAACGTCAA gcagcagcagccgccacAACAGACAGAGCTGGAAGTGGTCCCAGGAAGAGAGAGCCTGTCTGGTTATGACCACTCACAG GTTCCCGTTCAGCCTGTGACTGCTGCCGGCCCAGAGCACAGCAAGCCCTTGGAGAAGGCAGAGAGCCTTTTTAATCAGGAGCGGGACCCAAGGTTCAGCGAAATCTACAGCAGTATCAACGCAG ACCAGAACAAAGCCCTTCCTGCCAGCACAGTGCCTGCCAACCAGCCCCTCTTCACGCAGGGAAACACCTTCACCCCACCACGACCTGCTGAGAACTTCAG gagcagcagcatggtaCCTCCTGTCAACATTATTCAGCAGCAGCCCTCGTCAGCGGGCCGGATCTTAGCACAGATTTCACGCCactccagcccagctcaggTCAGCGGAACCAACTGGGCTCCAGGGACACGGCCGGTGTTCACGCCCCAG CAAGTGGGGTCCCAGACTGTGAAGACTCGGCCCCCTTCCTTCAGCATGGGGACATTCCAAGGCACCCCGTCTTCCTTCAGTCCCATGACAGCACCTGGCTCTACGGCTTCTCCTACCGGCGCTGCTTACCCGAACCTTGCCAGCCGTGGCACCGGCTTCA CCACGGAAGCGGCGCAGACGCCCAGCACATTCGAGCCGCGGGCAGCCGAAGGCGTGGGGATGTGGCCGCAGTGGCAAGGACAGCACCATGGCCCAGCGTCTGGGGAGCAACACGTGCAGCAGCCGCAGCCAAGCCAGCCTGAGGTCTTCTCA GACATGCTGACGATGCTGGGAGACCAAGGACCCAACTACAACAACGAAGAGTTCCCAGAGCTGAATatattcccttctttttcagaataa